Proteins from a single region of Starkeya sp. ORNL1:
- a CDS encoding DUF3772 domain-containing protein — translation MPAFAGIWNSLMMTLLDRAELARMPVRSGRASSPSPMRPDATAAFGMLRRLRFLAPLLILLAALIVSVVAAGPLAAQTPVAADQQAVRDKLEGQRAIVDGVEGGLQRETLRSTDLDELRARLEPVRTDLDAAIALLDPRLADLQHRIKEIGAKPAADAPPEEASVTQERDQLNARATELDGLIKQAKLLKVRTDQISDRITSKRRELFTDTLFARAYSVLDPGLWVSAAAAIPVELRGISYLLGDWQAYASSRMAWPGQLAVIIGMVAIIALVLALANVLLRPLRHFDQEPPDEPVSRLRAAWLSTLLALVGSATAPLAAFAAMTLAKAFDLIPPRIDEIWQGMLIAIIVLAVGRALPLAALAPGAPRRRVVGVGGFSTGGDSTQVLSDETARVLYRHIVTSVWVLAIAAFLQALHRALVVPVQLTVATSALLSLLLVLIAVRAIRVLGAGADDEEKEGVPGSAVGAMDGASSDAAASGSVPWLRLPIWLMVVGTLAALVAGYVSFASFLSTRTLTAVVMAGALYVLIALNNAFFIDHVASGPRARHIAKTLGVGKNTLELLAVLVAGLLKVLAVLLMLFLVIGTWGASTADLRDLVSRITFGFTIGNSTVTLADIISAIVFLIIGIVVARTIQRWVGASILPRTRLDPSLQNSISTIIGYVCSIAVIAAAMGQLGLNLENVALVAGALSVGIGFGLQSIVSNFVSGLILLAERPIRVGDMILVKGEEGYVRRISVRATEIETFDRAMVLIPNSDLITGMVKNFTHANTTGRVIVSVNVHYDADPEQVRDLLVDCACDHPQVLRSPPPRVFLMKFGDAALQFELRCVVANVDYALTVKSDLHYAVFDRLKAANIGIPFTPWAIYRGKHIDAAPPAGEPA, via the coding sequence ATGCCTGCCTTTGCCGGCATCTGGAATTCGTTGATGATGACGCTGCTTGATCGGGCCGAATTGGCCCGCATGCCGGTCCGGTCGGGCCGAGCTTCCTCCCCATCGCCGATGCGCCCGGATGCCACTGCGGCGTTCGGCATGCTGCGGCGTTTGCGCTTCCTCGCCCCTCTCCTCATCCTGCTCGCCGCGCTTATCGTGTCGGTGGTGGCTGCTGGCCCGCTTGCCGCGCAGACGCCGGTCGCCGCCGATCAGCAGGCGGTGCGCGACAAGCTGGAAGGCCAGCGCGCCATCGTCGACGGCGTCGAGGGCGGATTGCAGCGTGAGACCCTGCGCTCCACCGATCTCGACGAGCTGCGTGCTCGGCTCGAGCCGGTCCGTACCGATCTCGACGCGGCGATTGCGCTGCTCGATCCGCGGCTCGCCGACCTCCAGCACAGGATCAAGGAGATCGGCGCGAAGCCGGCTGCCGACGCGCCGCCGGAAGAGGCCTCGGTCACGCAGGAGCGCGACCAGCTCAACGCGCGCGCCACCGAGCTCGACGGGCTGATCAAGCAGGCCAAGCTCCTGAAAGTGCGCACCGACCAGATTTCCGACCGCATCACCAGCAAGCGGCGGGAGCTGTTTACGGACACGCTGTTCGCGCGTGCCTACAGCGTGCTCGATCCTGGCCTCTGGGTGTCGGCCGCCGCCGCCATTCCGGTGGAGCTGCGGGGTATCTCGTATCTGCTCGGCGACTGGCAGGCCTATGCTTCTTCGCGCATGGCGTGGCCGGGGCAACTGGCCGTCATCATCGGCATGGTCGCCATTATCGCGCTTGTATTGGCACTTGCGAACGTGCTGCTGCGCCCGTTGCGGCACTTCGATCAGGAGCCTCCGGATGAGCCGGTGTCGCGGCTGCGGGCGGCGTGGTTGTCGACTCTGCTTGCCCTTGTCGGTTCGGCCACCGCACCGCTCGCCGCCTTTGCGGCGATGACACTGGCCAAGGCGTTCGATCTTATCCCGCCGCGCATCGACGAGATCTGGCAGGGCATGTTGATCGCCATCATCGTCCTTGCTGTCGGTCGGGCGCTGCCGCTTGCCGCGCTGGCACCGGGAGCGCCCCGCCGTCGCGTCGTCGGGGTCGGTGGTTTCTCGACCGGTGGCGACAGCACGCAGGTGCTCTCCGACGAGACGGCGCGCGTGCTTTATCGCCACATCGTCACCAGCGTGTGGGTCCTGGCGATCGCCGCCTTTCTCCAGGCACTGCATCGGGCGTTGGTGGTCCCGGTCCAACTCACTGTGGCGACCAGCGCGCTGCTGTCGCTGCTGCTGGTGCTCATCGCCGTGCGCGCCATTCGCGTGCTCGGCGCGGGCGCCGACGATGAGGAGAAGGAGGGCGTGCCCGGATCCGCCGTCGGTGCGATGGACGGGGCTTCGAGCGATGCTGCGGCATCCGGCTCGGTGCCGTGGCTGCGCTTGCCGATCTGGCTGATGGTGGTTGGCACGCTGGCGGCGCTGGTCGCCGGCTATGTGAGCTTTGCCAGCTTCCTGTCGACCCGCACCTTGACCGCGGTGGTCATGGCAGGCGCGCTCTATGTGCTGATCGCACTGAACAACGCGTTCTTCATCGACCATGTCGCCAGCGGTCCGCGGGCGCGGCACATCGCGAAGACACTGGGCGTCGGCAAGAACACGCTTGAACTGCTCGCGGTGCTGGTGGCCGGCCTGCTCAAGGTGCTGGCCGTTCTGCTCATGCTGTTCCTGGTGATCGGAACCTGGGGCGCTTCGACGGCGGACCTGCGCGATCTCGTCAGCCGCATCACCTTCGGCTTCACCATCGGCAACTCGACGGTCACGCTTGCCGACATCATCAGTGCGATCGTCTTCCTCATCATCGGGATCGTCGTCGCCCGTACCATCCAGCGCTGGGTGGGAGCCTCGATCCTGCCGCGCACACGTCTCGATCCCAGCCTGCAGAATTCGATCTCGACCATCATCGGCTATGTCTGCTCCATCGCTGTCATTGCTGCTGCCATGGGCCAACTCGGGCTCAATCTCGAGAATGTCGCCCTCGTCGCCGGTGCGCTCTCGGTCGGTATCGGTTTCGGCCTGCAATCCATCGTCTCGAACTTCGTCTCGGGGCTGATCCTGCTGGCCGAGCGGCCGATCCGGGTCGGCGACATGATCCTCGTCAAGGGCGAGGAGGGCTATGTGCGGCGCATCAGCGTGCGCGCCACCGAGATCGAGACGTTCGATCGCGCCATGGTGCTGATCCCGAATTCCGACCTCATCACCGGCATGGTGAAGAACTTCACCCACGCCAACACCACGGGCCGGGTGATCGTGAGCGTCAATGTGCACTACGACGCCGATCCCGAGCAGGTGCGCGACCTGCTGGTCGATTGTGCCTGCGACCATCCGCAGGTGCTGCGCAGCCCGCCGCCGCGGGTGTTCCTGATGAAGTTCGGCGACGCCGCGCTGCAGTTCGAATTGCGCTGCGTGGTGGCCAATGTCGATTACGCGCTCACCGTGAAGAGCGATCTGCATTACGCGGTGTTCGACCGATTGAAGGCCGCCAATATCGGCATCCCCTTCACGCCCTGGGCGATCTATCGCGGCAAGCACATCGATGCGGCACCGCCGGCGGGAGAACCGGCCTGA
- a CDS encoding CAP domain-containing protein, which produces MRAPDTRCYAAVLFAALLLAGCGTTDTVEAGKNPSFYDNLSKGGSVDPAAAAAMLSDYRKGKGLSTVSVDPVLTQVAQRQAKAMAAADSLSHTVGGRTLTARLKAAGFDGLRAVENVGAGYHTLAEAFSGWRDSPSHNKNMLAPGMTQMGIAAAPSPNSKYKVYWALVLGVPDPKVSADAPAPAGGPALAPGQTSVTINGMPVGQ; this is translated from the coding sequence ATGCGCGCGCCCGATACACGATGCTACGCCGCCGTCCTGTTCGCTGCCCTGCTGCTGGCCGGCTGCGGCACCACCGATACGGTCGAGGCGGGCAAGAACCCGTCCTTCTACGACAATCTCTCCAAGGGCGGCTCGGTCGATCCCGCAGCCGCGGCGGCGATGCTGTCGGATTATCGCAAGGGCAAGGGGCTCTCGACGGTGTCGGTCGATCCGGTGCTGACGCAAGTGGCGCAGCGCCAGGCCAAGGCGATGGCGGCGGCGGATTCGCTCTCGCACACCGTTGGCGGGCGCACGCTCACGGCGCGCCTGAAGGCCGCCGGATTCGACGGGCTGCGCGCGGTGGAGAATGTCGGCGCCGGCTATCACACGCTGGCCGAGGCGTTCTCCGGCTGGCGGGATTCGCCCTCGCACAACAAGAACATGCTGGCGCCCGGCATGACCCAGATGGGCATCGCCGCGGCGCCGTCGCCGAACAGCAAGTACAAGGTCTATTGGGCGCTGGTGCTCGGCGTGCCGGATCCGAAGGTCAGCGCCGATGCGCCGGCCCCGGCCGGCGGTCCCGCGCTGGCGCCGGGCCAGACCAGCGTCACCATCAACGGCATGCCGGTGGGCCAATAG
- a CDS encoding GNAT family N-acetyltransferase, which produces MAEPVTTTWLTGEQLADRAGEWRALAENAVEPNVFAGPECFIPALRHLDGERTSFLVAECDGGLAGILPLRFSRARWGVPLACAIHQLPYAPHGTPLIARSNATSIVTALLDALLKHRLSPTSLLLQHMPAAGPLAEAWEEALAASGRTALRFAPFERPAMRKNGTDYLAARMSKHRRRRLEQQRRKLHEHAGETRVTVAAEPAMILAGLERFFALEASGWKGRRGTAAGQEAARAAFFRENTMALAERGEARIVEIMRGAAPIAAALLFIAQDRAWFFKTAYDETLARYSPGVLLDVAVTEALDRDPRIALGDSLMVTADVGFQALWQDRLPMADWLVEVERGSSRRFALSARLEALRRGARASAKQAVAYVRTKRGLKA; this is translated from the coding sequence ATGGCGGAGCCCGTCACGACGACATGGCTGACGGGAGAGCAACTGGCGGATCGCGCCGGGGAGTGGCGTGCGCTCGCTGAGAATGCCGTGGAGCCGAATGTCTTCGCCGGCCCGGAATGCTTCATCCCGGCGCTGCGCCATCTTGATGGCGAGCGCACGAGCTTCCTCGTTGCCGAGTGCGATGGTGGCCTCGCCGGCATATTGCCGCTGCGCTTCTCCCGCGCCCGCTGGGGCGTGCCACTGGCGTGCGCCATCCACCAACTGCCCTACGCCCCGCACGGCACGCCGCTGATCGCGCGGAGCAATGCCACAAGCATTGTCACGGCGTTGCTGGATGCATTGCTCAAGCATCGCTTGAGCCCAACCAGCCTTTTGCTGCAGCACATGCCTGCCGCCGGCCCGCTCGCCGAGGCGTGGGAGGAGGCGCTGGCGGCGAGCGGGCGCACCGCGTTACGCTTCGCGCCCTTCGAGCGGCCGGCGATGCGCAAGAACGGGACCGACTATCTCGCCGCGCGCATGTCGAAGCACCGCCGCCGCCGGCTCGAACAGCAACGCCGCAAGCTGCATGAACACGCCGGTGAGACGCGGGTCACGGTGGCCGCGGAGCCGGCTATGATCTTGGCCGGGCTGGAGCGCTTCTTCGCGCTGGAGGCTTCCGGCTGGAAGGGAAGACGCGGCACCGCGGCTGGACAGGAAGCGGCGCGCGCCGCCTTCTTCCGTGAGAACACCATGGCACTTGCGGAGCGTGGCGAGGCCCGCATCGTCGAGATCATGCGCGGCGCGGCGCCTATCGCCGCAGCGCTGCTGTTCATCGCGCAGGATCGCGCCTGGTTCTTCAAGACCGCCTATGACGAGACGCTGGCGCGTTATTCGCCCGGCGTGTTGCTGGATGTGGCCGTCACCGAGGCGCTCGATCGCGACCCGCGCATCGCGCTCGGCGACAGTCTCATGGTGACGGCGGACGTGGGATTCCAGGCGCTCTGGCAGGATCGCCTGCCAATGGCCGACTGGCTGGTCGAAGTGGAACGCGGAAGCTCAAGGCGCTTCGCGCTCTCGGCACGATTGGAGGCGCTGCGGCGCGGCGCTCGCGCCAGCGCCAAGCAGGCCGTCGCCTATGTCAGGACCAAGCGCGGCCTGAAGGCCTAA
- a CDS encoding lipopolysaccharide biosynthesis protein translates to MASDESASLPLAGRLSGRLRALMARLLEGERSALTRLAGTAFLVRAASAVIAYVSQILMARWMGAFEFGIYVYVWTWAVMLGMLAPLGLGSAAQRFLPEYMERSQHGMLKGFLNGGRWLAFWIGTFFALLGVGVMWLLEDRVDTFYVVPFLLAFAVLPLYGVSEVQDGIARSYDWVGLALAPVYIARPLLILAVMGGLHLAGYQANAVSAMAAATAATWLTTLGQTLELNRRLKQRLAHLSSIARIYERRTWFLVALPIFMIEGFYFLLTYADILTLQLFVTPDQVAVYYAATKTLAPVAFIYFSVAAAVTHKFTAFHVAGERDKLERFLSDTIHWTFWPSLIAAIGLLLVGRFILSMFGAGFEEGYPLMFVLSIGLLVRAAVGPVERLLIMVGEQTACAVIYAIAFIINFALCLLLIPHFGLMGAAWAPTIAYVVESIMLFVVTKRRLGLHVFVLRRPKPALD, encoded by the coding sequence TTGGCGAGCGATGAAAGCGCCTCTCTGCCGTTAGCCGGGCGCTTGTCCGGCCGGCTGCGCGCGCTCATGGCCCGGCTGCTCGAAGGCGAGCGCTCGGCGCTGACCCGGCTTGCCGGCACCGCCTTCCTGGTCCGCGCCGCCAGCGCGGTGATCGCCTATGTCTCGCAGATCCTGATGGCGCGCTGGATGGGCGCCTTCGAGTTCGGCATCTATGTCTATGTGTGGACCTGGGCGGTGATGCTCGGCATGCTCGCCCCGCTCGGCCTCGGCTCGGCGGCGCAGCGCTTCCTGCCGGAATATATGGAACGCAGCCAGCACGGCATGCTGAAGGGCTTCCTCAACGGCGGGCGTTGGCTCGCCTTCTGGATCGGCACCTTCTTCGCGCTGCTCGGCGTCGGCGTGATGTGGCTGCTGGAGGACCGTGTCGACACCTTCTATGTCGTGCCGTTCCTGCTCGCCTTCGCCGTGCTGCCGCTCTATGGCGTCTCCGAAGTGCAGGACGGCATCGCCCGCTCCTATGACTGGGTCGGGCTGGCGCTCGCTCCGGTCTATATCGCCCGCCCGCTCCTGATCCTCGCGGTGATGGGCGGCCTGCATCTCGCCGGCTATCAGGCCAATGCGGTGAGCGCGATGGCCGCCGCCACCGCCGCCACCTGGCTGACCACGCTCGGCCAGACGCTGGAGCTGAACCGGCGCCTCAAGCAGCGCCTCGCCCATTTGTCCTCCATCGCCCGGATCTACGAGCGGCGCACCTGGTTCCTGGTCGCGCTGCCGATCTTCATGATCGAGGGCTTCTATTTCCTGCTCACTTACGCCGACATATTGACGCTGCAGCTGTTCGTCACCCCGGATCAGGTCGCGGTCTATTATGCCGCCACCAAGACGCTGGCGCCGGTCGCCTTCATCTATTTCTCGGTGGCGGCTGCGGTGACGCACAAATTCACCGCGTTCCATGTCGCCGGCGAGCGCGACAAGCTCGAACGCTTCCTGTCCGACACCATCCACTGGACCTTCTGGCCCTCGCTCATCGCTGCCATCGGCCTGTTGCTCGTCGGCCGCTTCATCCTCTCGATGTTCGGCGCCGGCTTCGAGGAAGGCTATCCGCTGATGTTCGTGCTGAGCATCGGCCTGTTGGTGCGGGCTGCTGTCGGGCCGGTGGAACGGCTGCTGATCATGGTCGGCGAGCAGACCGCCTGCGCGGTGATCTATGCCATCGCCTTCATTATCAATTTCGCGCTCTGCTTGCTGCTGATCCCGCATTTCGGGCTGATGGGTGCCGCCTGGGCGCCGACCATCGCCTATGTGGTCGAATCCATCATGCTGTTCGTCGTCACCAAGCGACGGCTCGGCCTGCACGTCTTCGTGCTGCGCCGGCCCAAACCGGCGCTGGATTGA
- a CDS encoding GTP-binding protein, with amino-acid sequence MTTSLPATPPEPIPVTLLTGFLGAGKTTLLNTLLHAPGLSDTAVLINEFGEIGLDHLLVQHFDDSTVLLASGCLCCTMRGDLVEGLEHLLRRMDNGVIPPFRRVMIETTGLADPAPILHVLMMHPYLVMRFRLDGVVTVIDAVNGNATLNEHVEAVRQAAIADRIVLTKTDLLDTPARLAEYEKLRARLALLAPAAPVLDAARGEATPETLLDAGLYDPNTKIPDVARWLAAEKVAEAEEAWRGHDPNRHDDRIRAFTLATDAPVSAAALDMFLELLRGTHGSRLLRLKGIVKLAEDPAHPLVLHGVQHVLHPPSQLPGWPDEDRRTRIVLIVRDVEPAVIRRLFDAFMGLPRPDTPDPAVLADNPLAPATLRR; translated from the coding sequence ATGACCACGTCCCTTCCCGCCACACCGCCCGAGCCGATCCCGGTCACGCTGCTGACCGGCTTTCTCGGCGCCGGCAAGACCACGCTGCTGAACACCCTGCTGCATGCGCCGGGCTTGTCGGATACCGCCGTGCTCATCAATGAGTTCGGCGAGATCGGGCTCGACCATCTGCTGGTCCAGCATTTCGACGATTCCACCGTGCTGCTCGCCAGCGGATGCCTGTGCTGCACGATGCGCGGCGACCTCGTCGAGGGGCTGGAGCATCTGCTGCGGCGCATGGACAATGGCGTCATCCCGCCGTTCCGCCGGGTGATGATCGAGACCACCGGCCTCGCTGACCCGGCGCCGATCCTCCATGTGCTGATGATGCATCCCTATCTGGTGATGCGCTTCCGGCTCGACGGCGTGGTGACGGTGATCGACGCCGTCAACGGCAATGCGACGCTGAACGAGCATGTGGAAGCCGTGCGGCAGGCCGCGATCGCCGACCGCATCGTGCTCACCAAGACCGACCTGCTCGACACGCCCGCGCGCCTGGCCGAGTACGAGAAGCTGCGCGCCCGCCTCGCGCTGCTCGCCCCCGCCGCCCCGGTGCTCGACGCCGCCAGGGGCGAGGCGACGCCTGAGACGCTGCTCGACGCTGGACTCTATGATCCCAATACCAAGATCCCCGACGTCGCCCGCTGGCTCGCCGCCGAGAAGGTGGCCGAGGCCGAGGAAGCATGGCGCGGCCATGACCCGAACCGTCACGACGATCGCATCCGCGCCTTCACGCTGGCCACCGACGCTCCGGTGAGCGCCGCCGCGCTCGACATGTTCCTGGAGCTGCTGCGCGGCACCCATGGCTCGCGGTTGCTGAGGCTGAAAGGCATCGTGAAGCTCGCCGAAGATCCGGCGCATCCACTGGTGCTGCACGGCGTCCAGCACGTGCTGCATCCGCCGAGCCAGTTGCCCGGCTGGCCCGACGAGGACCGGCGCACCCGCATCGTGCTGATCGTCCGCGATGTCGAGCCGGCGGTGATCCGGCGGCTGTTCGACGCCTTCATGGGCCTGCCACGGCCGGACACGCCCGATCCCGCCGTGCTGGCCGACAATCCGCTCGCCCCGGCGACGTTGCGGCGCTGA